A region from the Paraburkholderia youngii genome encodes:
- a CDS encoding sensor histidine kinase: MSARADRATAHAADLDEARDARYANPFAPPDETEAAAEARPRSLFGEILDWMLAPLLLLWPMSLAVTYLVAKSIANGPFDRALETDAYVLARQIHPVNGVAELSLPESTRDFLRADNVDSVFFQVLGTRGELVAGERDMPLPHEEDRPPPGLVEFRDDVLRGNDIRVAYTTVEFPQTPGAQPVLVQVAETLDKRSQLANDIIKGVILPQFVILPLAILLVWFGLSRGLEPLHALQAHIRARRPDDLSPLEARRAPPEIEPLVTSFNDLLTRLEQNMELQKRFIADAAHQMKTPLAGLRTQAELALRQNASAEVHRSLEQIATSSEHAARLVTQLLALARAENRRSGQIFTPVELGELARSAVREWVQAALAKQMDLGYEAPDEPVEVAGNPVMLREMLSNLIDNAIRYTPAGGRITVRVRHDAPARLVHLEVEDTGLGIPASERSRVVERFYRILGREGDGSGLGLAIVREIAAMHGGELAIDDNVYQESPRLAGTLVRVSLQVLERGRDLP; encoded by the coding sequence ATGTCCGCACGCGCTGATCGCGCCACGGCGCACGCGGCGGACCTCGACGAGGCGCGCGACGCGCGCTACGCCAACCCGTTCGCCCCGCCCGACGAAACCGAAGCCGCCGCCGAAGCGCGTCCGCGCTCCCTGTTCGGCGAGATTCTCGACTGGATGCTCGCGCCGCTGCTGCTGCTGTGGCCGATGAGCCTCGCGGTCACCTATCTGGTCGCGAAGTCGATCGCGAACGGCCCGTTCGACCGCGCGCTCGAAACCGACGCCTATGTGCTCGCGCGCCAGATCCATCCGGTCAACGGCGTCGCGGAGCTGTCGCTGCCCGAGTCGACGCGCGATTTCCTGCGCGCCGACAACGTCGACAGCGTGTTCTTTCAGGTGCTCGGCACGCGCGGCGAGCTGGTGGCCGGCGAGCGCGACATGCCGCTGCCGCACGAGGAGGACCGCCCGCCACCGGGCCTCGTCGAATTCCGCGACGACGTGCTGCGCGGCAATGACATCCGCGTCGCGTATACGACCGTCGAGTTTCCGCAGACGCCGGGCGCGCAGCCCGTGCTGGTGCAGGTCGCCGAAACGCTCGACAAGCGCAGCCAGCTCGCCAACGACATCATCAAGGGCGTGATCCTGCCGCAGTTCGTGATTCTGCCGCTCGCGATCCTGCTCGTGTGGTTCGGGCTGTCGCGCGGGCTGGAACCGCTGCATGCGCTGCAGGCGCATATCCGCGCGCGCCGGCCGGACGATCTGTCGCCGCTCGAAGCGCGCCGCGCGCCGCCGGAAATCGAGCCGCTCGTCACGTCGTTCAACGATCTGCTCACGCGCCTCGAACAGAACATGGAGCTGCAAAAGCGCTTCATCGCCGACGCCGCGCATCAGATGAAAACGCCGCTCGCCGGCCTGCGCACGCAGGCCGAGCTTGCGCTGCGCCAGAACGCGTCGGCCGAGGTGCATCGCTCGCTCGAACAGATCGCGACCAGTTCCGAGCACGCCGCGCGGCTCGTCACACAGCTGCTCGCGCTCGCGCGCGCGGAGAACCGTCGGTCGGGGCAGATCTTCACGCCGGTCGAACTCGGCGAACTCGCCCGCAGCGCGGTGCGCGAATGGGTGCAGGCCGCGCTCGCGAAGCAGATGGACCTCGGCTACGAAGCACCCGACGAGCCGGTCGAAGTCGCTGGCAATCCGGTGATGCTGCGCGAAATGCTGTCGAATCTGATCGACAACGCGATCCGGTATACGCCGGCGGGCGGCCGCATCACCGTGCGCGTGCGCCACGACGCCCCGGCGCGGCTCGTGCATCTGGAAGTCGAGGACACCGGGCTCGGCATTCCGGCCAGCGAGCGCTCGCGCGTGGTCGAGCGCTTCTACCGGATTCTGGGCCGCGAGGGCGACGGCAGCGGCCTCGGTCTCGCGATCGTGCGCGAGATCGCGGCGATGCACGGCGGCGAGCTCGCCATCGACGACAACGTCTACCAGGAGTCGCCGCGGCTCGCCGGCACCCTGGTGCGCGTCAGCTTGCAGGTGCTCGAACGGGGGCGGGACTTACCCTAA
- a CDS encoding response regulator transcription factor, giving the protein MRILIAEDDSILADGLVRSLRQSAYAVDHVKSGVEADTALSMQTFDLLILDLGLPRMSGLEVLRRLRARNSNLPVLILTAADSVDERVKGLDLGADDYMAKPFALNELEARVRALTRRGAGGGPTVVRHGSLSFDQVGRIAYVNDQVIDLSARELGLLEVLLQRIGRLVSKEQLVDHLCEWGEEVSNNAIEVYVHRLRKKIEPSGVRIITVRGLGYCLEKAAPPANANTPAAAAGSEPQTAQAAQAAPPSTAPSSAAMPASHHYK; this is encoded by the coding sequence ATGCGAATTCTGATTGCCGAAGACGACAGCATACTCGCGGACGGTCTGGTTCGATCACTCCGCCAATCGGCCTATGCGGTCGATCACGTCAAAAGCGGCGTAGAAGCCGATACCGCGTTGTCAATGCAGACGTTCGACCTATTGATCCTCGATCTGGGCCTGCCGCGCATGTCCGGGCTCGAGGTGCTGCGCCGCCTGCGCGCGCGCAATTCGAACCTGCCCGTGCTGATCCTGACCGCCGCAGACAGTGTGGACGAACGCGTCAAAGGCCTCGACCTCGGCGCCGACGATTACATGGCCAAGCCCTTCGCGCTGAACGAACTCGAAGCTCGCGTGCGCGCGCTGACGCGGCGCGGTGCCGGCGGTGGCCCGACCGTCGTGCGGCATGGCTCACTGTCGTTCGATCAGGTGGGCCGCATCGCCTATGTCAACGACCAGGTGATCGATCTGTCCGCGCGCGAGCTCGGTCTGCTCGAAGTGCTGCTGCAACGGATCGGCCGGCTGGTCTCGAAAGAGCAGCTGGTCGACCATCTTTGCGAATGGGGCGAGGAAGTCAGCAACAACGCGATCGAAGTCTACGTGCACCGGCTGCGCAAGAAGATCGAGCCGAGCGGCGTGCGCATCATCACCGTGCGCGGGCTCGGCTACTGCCTCGAAAAAGCGGCGCCGCCGGCGAATGCGAACACGCCCGCCGCCGCTGCCGGCTCCGAGCCGCAAACGGCACAAGCGGCACAAGCGGCACCACCATCCACCGCGCCGTCGTCTGCCGCGATGCCGGCGAGCCATCACTACAAATAG
- the recA gene encoding recombinase RecA, giving the protein MEESKKGSAGLTAEKSKALAAALAQIEKQFGKGSVMRLGAGEAVEDIQVVSTGSLGLDIALGVGGLPRGRVVEIYGPESSGKTTLTLQVIAEMQKLGGTAAFIDAEHALDIQYAGKLGVNVADLLVSQPDTGEQALEIADALVRSGSIDMIVIDSVAALVPKAEIEGEMGDSLPGLQARLMSQALRKLTGTIKRTNCLVIFINQIRMKIGVMFGNPETTTGGNALKFYASVRLDIRRIGSIKKNDEVIGNETRVKVVKNKVSPPFREAIFDILYGEGISRQGEIIDLGVQAKIVDKAGAWYSYNGERIGQGKDNAREFLRENPDIAREIENRIRESLGVTAMADAVTGAGAEVADEEE; this is encoded by the coding sequence ATGGAAGAAAGCAAGAAAGGCTCGGCTGGACTGACTGCTGAAAAGAGCAAGGCTCTCGCCGCCGCGCTCGCGCAGATCGAAAAGCAGTTCGGCAAAGGGTCGGTCATGCGGCTCGGCGCAGGTGAGGCAGTCGAAGACATCCAGGTGGTCTCCACCGGATCGCTCGGCCTCGACATCGCATTGGGCGTCGGCGGTTTGCCGCGCGGCCGCGTGGTCGAAATCTACGGTCCGGAATCGTCCGGTAAAACCACGCTGACGCTTCAGGTCATCGCCGAAATGCAGAAGCTCGGCGGCACCGCGGCGTTCATCGACGCGGAACACGCGCTGGACATTCAATACGCGGGCAAGCTCGGCGTGAACGTCGCCGACCTGCTGGTCTCGCAGCCGGACACCGGCGAGCAGGCGCTCGAAATCGCCGACGCGCTGGTGCGCTCGGGCTCGATCGACATGATCGTGATCGACTCGGTGGCGGCGCTGGTGCCGAAGGCGGAAATCGAAGGCGAAATGGGCGACTCGCTGCCGGGTCTGCAGGCGCGTCTGATGTCGCAGGCACTGCGCAAGCTGACCGGCACGATCAAGCGCACGAACTGCCTCGTGATCTTCATCAACCAGATCCGCATGAAGATCGGCGTGATGTTCGGCAACCCGGAAACCACCACGGGCGGTAATGCGCTGAAGTTCTACGCGTCGGTGCGTCTGGACATCCGCCGCATCGGTTCGATCAAGAAGAACGACGAAGTGATCGGCAACGAAACGCGCGTGAAGGTTGTCAAGAACAAGGTGTCGCCGCCGTTCCGCGAAGCGATCTTCGACATCCTGTACGGCGAGGGCATCTCGCGTCAGGGCGAAATCATCGACCTCGGCGTGCAGGCGAAGATCGTCGACAAGGCTGGCGCATGGTACAGCTACAACGGCGAGCGGATCGGTCAGGGCAAGGACAACGCGCGTGAATTCCTGCGCGAAAATCCGGACATCGCTCGCGAAATCGAAAACCGTATCCGCGAATCGCTGGGCGTCACCGCGATGGCGGACGCCGTGACTGGCGCGGGCGCTGAAGTCGCGGACGAAGAAGAGTAA
- the recX gene encoding recombination regulator RecX has product MIRKGRPLSGSDSGRHPDGPRDTADGSPDSGDPFDPFESFDAHDRASGRGPQRTRSASPAASSSPDFSGRDSRPPSEVTYSRSRRQADEVKPGQADQDDSRKSQRPARSLKARALGYLSRREYSRAELARKLKPYVEETDSLDTVLDSLEAENWLSDSRFAESLVHRRASRLGTSRILGELKQHALNPAVVEEASAQLRATELARAQAVWLKKFGQLPQTPAERAKQARFLASRGFSGATIGKILKGIDDIWDGD; this is encoded by the coding sequence GTGATACGCAAAGGCCGGCCGCTGTCCGGTTCCGACTCTGGACGCCATCCGGACGGCCCGCGCGACACGGCGGATGGATCGCCAGATTCCGGCGATCCATTCGATCCGTTCGAATCGTTCGACGCACACGACCGCGCCTCAGGCCGCGGGCCGCAGCGTACACGGTCTGCATCCCCTGCAGCATCGTCCAGCCCGGATTTCTCCGGGCGCGATTCCCGCCCCCCCTCCGAAGTCACCTACAGCCGTTCGCGTCGCCAGGCCGACGAAGTGAAGCCGGGGCAGGCCGACCAAGACGACAGCAGAAAATCCCAACGCCCAGCCCGTTCGCTGAAAGCACGGGCGCTCGGCTATCTGTCGCGTCGCGAATATAGCCGCGCCGAACTCGCGCGCAAGCTGAAGCCCTACGTCGAGGAAACCGATTCGCTCGACACGGTGCTTGACTCGCTGGAAGCCGAAAACTGGCTATCGGACTCGCGCTTCGCGGAAAGTCTGGTTCACCGGCGCGCATCGCGGCTTGGCACGAGCCGCATTCTCGGTGAACTGAAGCAGCACGCGCTGAACCCGGCGGTCGTCGAAGAGGCGAGTGCGCAATTGCGTGCAACCGAACTCGCGCGCGCCCAGGCGGTCTGGCTCAAGAAGTTCGGCCAGCTGCCACAAACGCCGGCGGAGCGCGCGAAGCAGGCGCGCTTCCTGGCGTCGCGTGGCTTCTCCGGCGCGACGATCGGCAAGATCCTGAAGGGTATCGACGACATCTGGGACGGCGACTAG
- a CDS encoding DUF2889 domain-containing protein, with protein MSLSPPVSRQLRHRRAIRAEAYERADGLWDVEACLTDEKPRDVALPSGIRPNGQPIHELWLRITIDRKLNVVDAEASSDWVPYPGLCQASNPAYRALIGLNLFHNFRRDAARLLAGTAGCTHLTELCAMLPTAAIQAFAGEVWNTDEGTPGANAGSGDESSNGTGEHSNDKPPFQLGRCHALRFDGEAVKQFYPRWYGHAPRPAERAASSDDAAARARGGDASA; from the coding sequence ATGTCGCTCTCCCCGCCAGTGTCCCGTCAGTTGCGCCATCGTCGCGCAATCAGAGCGGAAGCTTACGAGCGAGCCGATGGCCTGTGGGATGTGGAAGCGTGCCTGACCGACGAAAAGCCTCGCGATGTGGCGCTTCCGTCGGGAATCCGGCCCAATGGTCAGCCGATCCATGAACTCTGGCTTCGCATCACCATCGATCGCAAGCTCAACGTCGTCGACGCCGAGGCGTCGTCCGACTGGGTGCCCTATCCAGGGTTATGCCAGGCCAGCAATCCCGCCTACCGTGCCCTCATCGGGCTCAATCTGTTCCATAACTTCCGTCGCGATGCTGCCCGTTTGCTGGCCGGCACGGCCGGTTGCACGCATCTCACCGAGCTGTGCGCGATGCTGCCGACCGCCGCGATCCAGGCGTTCGCCGGCGAAGTTTGGAACACCGATGAAGGCACGCCGGGCGCGAACGCGGGTTCGGGAGACGAATCGTCTAACGGCACAGGCGAGCATTCCAACGACAAGCCGCCATTCCAGCTGGGACGCTGCCATGCGCTGCGTTTCGACGGCGAGGCGGTGAAACAGTTTTATCCGCGCTGGTATGGCCACGCACCGCGTCCGGCGGAACGCGCGGCCTCGTCGGACGACGCGGCGGCCCGCGCACGAGGCGGCGACGCGTCGGCCTGA
- the sucC gene encoding ADP-forming succinate--CoA ligase subunit beta — MKIHEYQGKEILRKFGVAVPRGKPVFSVDDAVKAAEELGGPVWVVKAQIHAGGRGKGGGVKVAKSLEQVREYSNQILGMQLVTHQTGPEGQKVNRLLIEEGADIKKELYVGLVIDRVSQKIVVMASSEGGMDVEEVAEKTPELIHKVAVDPSTGLKDSEADDLAKKIGVPDASIPQARAILQGLYKAFWETDASLAEINPLILTGDGKVIALDAKFNFDSNALFRHPEIVAYRDLDEEDPAEIEASKFDLAYISLDGNIGCLVNGAGLAMATMDTIKLFGGEPANFLDVGGGATTEKVTEAFKIMLKNPNLTAILVNIFGGIMRCDVIAEGVIAASKAVSLKVPLVVRMKGTNEDLGKKMLAESGLPIISADSMEEAAQKVVAAASGKA; from the coding sequence ATGAAGATTCACGAGTACCAGGGTAAGGAAATCCTGCGGAAATTCGGCGTCGCGGTACCGCGCGGCAAGCCGGTCTTCTCGGTGGATGATGCGGTCAAGGCCGCGGAAGAGCTCGGCGGCCCGGTGTGGGTCGTCAAGGCTCAGATCCACGCAGGTGGCCGTGGCAAGGGCGGCGGCGTCAAGGTCGCCAAGTCGCTGGAACAGGTTCGCGAGTACTCGAACCAGATCCTCGGCATGCAGCTCGTCACGCACCAGACCGGTCCGGAAGGCCAGAAGGTGAACCGCCTGCTGATCGAAGAAGGCGCCGACATCAAGAAGGAACTGTATGTCGGTCTCGTGATTGATCGCGTTTCGCAGAAGATCGTCGTGATGGCGTCGAGCGAAGGCGGCATGGACGTCGAAGAAGTCGCGGAAAAGACGCCTGAGCTGATCCACAAGGTTGCAGTCGATCCGTCGACCGGCCTGAAGGACTCGGAAGCAGACGACCTCGCGAAGAAGATCGGCGTGCCCGACGCTTCGATCCCGCAAGCCCGCGCGATCCTGCAAGGCCTGTACAAGGCATTCTGGGAAACCGACGCATCGCTCGCCGAAATCAACCCGCTGATCCTGACCGGCGACGGCAAGGTCATCGCACTCGACGCGAAGTTCAACTTCGACTCGAACGCGCTGTTCCGTCACCCGGAAATCGTCGCGTACCGCGATCTGGACGAAGAAGATCCGGCTGAAATCGAAGCGTCGAAGTTCGACCTCGCGTACATCTCGCTTGACGGCAACATCGGCTGCCTCGTGAACGGCGCTGGCCTCGCCATGGCAACGATGGACACCATCAAGCTGTTCGGCGGCGAACCGGCGAACTTCCTCGACGTCGGCGGTGGTGCGACGACCGAGAAGGTCACCGAAGCGTTCAAGATCATGCTGAAGAACCCGAACCTGACCGCGATTCTGGTCAACATCTTCGGAGGCATCATGCGCTGCGACGTGATCGCGGAAGGCGTGATCGCGGCGTCGAAGGCCGTGTCGCTGAAGGTGCCGCTCGTGGTCCGCATGAAGGGCACGAACGAAGACCTGGGCAAGAAGATGCTCGCTGAATCCGGCCTGCCGATCATCTCGGCGGACAGCATGGAAGAAGCGGCTCAGAAGGTCGTCGCAGCTGCTTCGGGCAAGGCGTAA
- the sucD gene encoding succinate--CoA ligase subunit alpha, protein MSILINKDTKVITQGITGKTGQFHTRACREYANGREAYVAGVNPKRAGEDFEGIPIYASVAEAKAETGATVSVIYVPPAGAAAAIWEAVEADLDLAICITEGIPVRDMIEIKDRMRRENRKTLLLGPNCPGTITPDELKIGIMPGHIHRKGRIGVVSRSGTLTYEAVGQLTAIGLGQSSAVGIGGDPINGLKHIDVMKMFNDDPDTDAVIMIGEIGGPDEANAAEWIKGNMKKPVVGFIAGVTAPPGKRMGHAGALISGGADTAEAKLEIMDACGIKVTKNPSEMARLLKAML, encoded by the coding sequence ATGTCGATTCTGATCAACAAAGACACCAAGGTCATCACGCAGGGCATCACCGGCAAGACCGGGCAGTTCCACACGCGTGCTTGCCGTGAATACGCAAACGGCCGCGAAGCGTACGTCGCGGGCGTGAACCCGAAGCGTGCGGGCGAAGATTTCGAAGGCATCCCCATCTACGCGAGCGTCGCTGAAGCCAAGGCTGAAACGGGCGCGACCGTGTCGGTGATTTACGTTCCGCCGGCAGGCGCTGCCGCGGCAATCTGGGAAGCCGTCGAAGCCGACCTGGATCTCGCAATCTGCATCACGGAAGGCATCCCCGTCCGCGACATGATCGAGATCAAGGACCGTATGCGTCGCGAAAACCGCAAGACGCTGCTGCTCGGACCGAACTGCCCGGGCACGATCACGCCGGACGAGCTGAAGATCGGCATCATGCCGGGTCACATCCACCGCAAAGGCCGCATCGGCGTCGTGTCGCGTTCGGGCACGCTGACGTATGAAGCAGTCGGCCAGCTGACCGCGATCGGCCTCGGCCAGTCGTCGGCAGTCGGTATCGGCGGCGACCCGATCAACGGTCTGAAGCACATCGACGTGATGAAGATGTTCAACGACGATCCGGATACGGACGCCGTCATCATGATCGGCGAAATCGGCGGTCCGGACGAAGCGAACGCTGCCGAGTGGATCAAGGGCAACATGAAGAAGCCGGTGGTTGGCTTCATCGCTGGCGTCACGGCGCCTCCGGGCAAGCGCATGGGCCACGCCGGCGCGCTGATCTCGGGCGGTGCGGACACCGCTGAAGCGAAGCTGGAAATCATGGACGCATGCGGTATCAAGGTCACGAAGAACCCGTCGGAAATGGCGCGGCTTCTGAAGGCGATGCTGTAA
- a CDS encoding TerC family protein — MLEFFTTLNWGAVFQIIVIDVLLGGDNAVVIALACRSLPQSQRMRGIVWGTAGAIVLRVVLIAFAVALLDVPFLKFAGGLLLLWIGVRLLAPAHDVHDKVKPADKLISAVKTIIIADAVMSVDNVIAIAGAAEAAEHEHRLALVIFGLVVSIPLIVWGSQLILKLLDRFPGIVLFGAGLLGWIAGRLMVNDPAGDRWPILDTPVAEYGMSIAGALFVVIVGYLLKRRNAKRAAV, encoded by the coding sequence ATGCTGGAATTCTTCACGACGCTCAATTGGGGCGCGGTCTTTCAGATCATCGTCATCGACGTTCTGCTCGGTGGCGATAACGCGGTCGTCATTGCGCTCGCCTGCCGCAGTCTGCCGCAGTCGCAGCGCATGCGCGGCATCGTGTGGGGAACCGCCGGCGCGATCGTGCTGCGCGTCGTGCTGATTGCGTTCGCAGTCGCGCTGCTCGACGTGCCGTTCCTGAAGTTCGCGGGCGGCCTGCTGCTGCTGTGGATCGGCGTGCGCCTGCTGGCGCCCGCGCACGACGTTCACGACAAGGTGAAGCCGGCCGACAAGCTGATCTCGGCGGTGAAGACGATCATCATCGCGGACGCGGTGATGAGCGTGGACAACGTGATCGCGATCGCCGGCGCTGCCGAAGCCGCGGAGCATGAGCACCGGTTGGCTCTGGTGATCTTTGGCCTCGTCGTGAGCATTCCGCTGATCGTGTGGGGCAGCCAGCTGATTCTGAAGCTGCTCGATCGCTTTCCGGGCATCGTGCTGTTCGGCGCGGGTCTGCTCGGCTGGATCGCGGGACGCCTGATGGTCAACGACCCGGCCGGCGACCGCTGGCCGATCCTCGATACGCCCGTCGCCGAATACGGGATGAGCATCGCGGGCGCGCTGTTCGTCGTGATCGTCGGTTATCTGTTGAAGCGCCGCAACGCGAAACGCGCGGCGGTGTGA
- a CDS encoding pilin yields the protein MIVTLPYSPYSQSTQFSRRSRRARWRENWFTRLCRRCGLGFTLIELMIVLAIVGVIAAYAIPAYQDYLARSRVGEGLSLAASARLAVAENAASGNAFSGGYASPPATRNVESIQIDDDTGQITITYSTRVAQAGANTMTLVPSVPDNADAPSARVALSKDTVQTGALTWECFASGKSASSLPAPGSGPMPGEAPTLAANLAPPECRS from the coding sequence ATGATCGTTACCTTGCCATATTCCCCTTACTCCCAATCGACGCAATTCTCGCGCAGGTCACGCCGCGCACGCTGGCGCGAGAATTGGTTCACGCGCCTCTGCCGGCGCTGCGGCCTCGGGTTCACGTTGATCGAGTTGATGATCGTGCTGGCGATCGTCGGCGTGATCGCCGCCTATGCGATTCCCGCGTATCAGGACTATCTGGCGCGCAGCCGGGTCGGCGAGGGCTTGTCGCTCGCGGCGTCGGCGCGGCTCGCGGTGGCCGAAAACGCCGCGAGCGGCAACGCGTTCAGCGGCGGTTATGCGTCGCCGCCTGCCACACGCAACGTCGAGTCCATCCAGATCGACGACGACACCGGCCAGATCACGATCACGTACTCGACGCGCGTCGCGCAGGCCGGCGCGAACACGATGACGCTGGTGCCCTCGGTGCCGGACAACGCCGATGCGCCGAGCGCACGCGTCGCGTTGAGCAAGGACACGGTGCAGACCGGTGCGCTGACGTGGGAATGCTTTGCGAGCGGCAAGAGCGCGTCGTCGCTGCCGGCGCCGGGGTCGGGGCCGATGCCGGGTGAAGCGCCGACGCTCGCCGCGAATCTGGCGCCGCCAGAGTGCCGTTCGTAA